Sequence from the Gloeocapsopsis dulcis genome:
GTAAAGTTTGTCCCTAAAGACCTGATTGAAGCCACATATATGTTGGGAGGTAATCGTTGGGAAGCTTTAACTCAGGTAATTTTACCTCATGTTTTGCCAGGAATTATTGATTCTTGTCGCATTAACTTAGCAGCCGCATGGCAGCTTGTCATTGTTTCAGAACTAATTGCGGCAAATGAAGGTTTAGGACGTCGGATCAGTGTAGCTGGTCGATTTTTACGAACTGATGAAATTTTTGTCGGATTGATTGTGATTGGAGTGATCGGGTTGGCGTTTGACTTACTGTTTCAGTATTTATTGCGCGTTTCATGCAAGTGGGCAAGTCAGAAACGCTAGTAGTTACTTTGTCTAAAAATAACACGGAGATTTAATTTATGTTTCTTGAAATAAGTAATCTAAACAAGCAATTTGCCACAAAAGAAGGAACCTTAGTTGTCCTCAAAGATATTAATATGTCAATTGAGCGCAAGGAGTTTATTTGTGCGGTAGGTGCATCAGGTTCTGGTAAATCTACACTGTTGCGACAAATTGCAGGGCTGGACACCCCCACCACTGGAGAAGTCAAAATTGGTGGCAAGCGAATTACATCACCTGGACCGGATCGCGGTATGGTATTTCAACACTACACGCTTTACCCCTGGATGAATGTGCAGGAAAATACTGAGTTTGGGTTGAAACTGCAAGGTGTACCCAAAAAGGAACGACGCGAACAAGCTAGCTACTATCTTAATGTTGTTGGACTGACACAATTTGCGAGAGCCTTACCCAAAGAACTCTCAGGAGGTATGAAACAGCGAGTAGCGATCGCCCGTGCGCTTGCTTCTGAACCCGATGTCTTATTGATGGATGAACCTTTTGGTGCATTAGATATTCACACCAAAGAGTCGATGCACGAATTCATGCTCGATCTTTGGCAACGTACTAACATCACAATCTTTATGATTACGCATGATGTCGAAGAAGCAGTATTTCTGTCGAACCGCATCTATGCGCTAGGTGCCCGCCCTGGTACTGTGCGTAAGGAAATTGTGATCAACTTACCCGATCGTAGCCACACAGTAAAACGCCACTCAATCTTTCACGACTACCGCGATGAATTGATGGAGTTACTTCGCAAACACGGACAAGAAGCCCTTGCTGCTGTAGCTTAAATAGTTCTCAGAATAGTCTATTGCTAGAGTAATTTCCTATTAGATTTTGCACGTTCAAGCAAAAACTATTTTGGTTAACTCCAACCTATATAACACTGCAACTTAATGCAATGGTCCTGCCAAAATGACTTTAGAAATTGCTTTGGTGACATCTGTAGGATCTTCGTGAGCCAGCTGTTGATACCACTTTTGGGTAATGTCTGGATCGCTACCATGGATCATTTCTGCCCGCTTGCGTGCCTTCTGAACAACAGCACCAGTTCGCTCTTTACGTTCTGCTTCATAGCGTTGCAAGGCATATTCTACGCCTAAGTTAGTTGTGAGGAGACATTGCGTTAATACAAGTCCATCTTCCATCGCTTGACAACCACCTTGCCCCAAATCAGGACAGGTTGCATGGGCAGAATCTCCCAGCAGCGCAACTCTACCGCGTACCATACCATTTAGTGGTCCAACGTCGTGAATTTCAACGCGGTTGGTCGTAGATGAATCTAAACGCTCAATCAGCAATTGTACAGGTTGCGCCCATCCCTGAAAGTGTTGTGCGAGATCTGTTTGGTAATCTGGGTTGACAGGTGTGCCTTTCGGTAGTGGTACGTCAAAAAAGAAATAAAAGCGATCGCCTGCTACAGGCATCATCGATACGCGCTTGTGATCTCCTACGTAAATAGCCCAACTATTCTTTGGTGCTAAGTCTTCACTAGCAGGTACTAAACCATTCCAGTTAACATAGGTGCCATACCTAGGCTGAATTTCTTCTCTTAACACATACTGCCGCAAAATTGAATGAATTCCATCTGCTGCAACGAGTAGATTGCCTGTAGCACGATGTCCATTTTCAAAGATTGCGGTGACACCTTGTGCGCCCTCTTCTACCCCAATGCATTTGTGATTGAGTTTTACCTCGCCAGGATAAGCATCTAACAGCATTTGTTGCAAATCTGTCCGCGCTACAGGGTAGGGGCGCTGCCCGACTTCTTCAACCAAAGGTTGCAAATCGATATCGTTGAGTAATTCTCCTGTTTTAGTCAGGTACTGCATCCGATCCATTTGTCCGCCGATTTGAGCCATTTTCTCGCCCAAACCAAGGCGATTTAGGACTTTTACCCCATTTGACCACAGCGAAATTCCTGCCCCTGCTGGACGTAGTTCCCTAACGCGATCGTAAACTTCTACCTCAAATCCTGCTTGACGTAGTGCGATACCTGTTGTTAAACCACCAATGCCTGCACCAATAACCACCACTTTAAGGTTGTACATTGCGTTTGCCTCCGCTAATACCATTTTAGATTTTGGTTTTTAGATTATGGATCTGTTATGAATCGCAACCCCTTTATCACAATCACTTGTAAAACGGTATTACTCAAATTACTGTGGTGCTAAGCTTCGGAAGCCAAATCCTCAGAACTCATTTCTTCTGAACTACTTTCACCAAGTTCTTGCGGTAGCAACCAGTTCAATGCGATCGCTGTCAATCCACCGGCTGAGATTCCCGAAGAAAAGATACTTCTAACTAGCGTTGGCATGGCATCCAGTATTTCAGGAACATATGTAACACCTAACCCAATTGCTAGTGATGTTCCCACAACAATCAAGGCACGACGATCGAGTTTGACTGACGAAAGAATATTAATACCTGCAACAACAATTGAACCAAACATAATCACGGTAGCACCACCTAGCACAGGCTGCGGTAAGCTGCGAAAGATGCCACTAACTACTGGAAACAAACCTAGTAAGGCAAGAATCACTGCAATGAAATAACCGATATAACGGCTACCAACTCCTGTAATTTGAATGACACCGTTATTTTGACTAAATGTTGTATTGGGGAACGTATTAAACAAAGCTGCAATGAGCGAGTTAACTCCATCTCCTAACACTCCACCTTTGATTCTACGGATATAGACGCTACCTTTAATCGGCTCACCCGATACTGCTGATGTTGCGGTCAAATCTCCGATCGATTCAATCGTTGTAATGAGATAAAGTAAAATAAAAGGAATAAATGCAGCAAAGTTAAAACTTAGTCCATACCGAAAGGGAATTGGAGCTGCAATCAAAGGTAAACCTTGCAGCCCACTAAAGTTTACCATCCCCAAAAAACTAGCCACAACGTAACCTACAATCAGCCCTGATACCACAGAACTCATGCGTAAAATTGGGTTCTTACTAGTATTAAGGATAATGATAGTAAGAAGTACGAGTCCTGCTACTCCCAAGTTTTGAGGAGTACCGAAAGTATTATTCCGTTGTGCAATGACTCCTCCTCCTATACTAATGATGGCTGTTTTGATCAACGTTAGACCAATAATACTAACGATTGTTCCAGTGACTAGAGGAGTAATAATTTTTCTGACTAAATGCAGAAAGCGACTTAAGATAATTTCAATAAACGAACCAAAGAAACATAAACCAAAAATTAGACTCAGTGCATTTTCTGTTGTGCCTCCAGCTTCGATGACTGCTGTTCCTGCAGCAATAATTGGTCCTAGAAACGAAAAGCTTGTTCCCTGAATACTAAGTAAACCAGAGCCAATTGGACCAATTTTTTTTGCCTGAATAAATGTTGCAATTCCTGAAATGAACAGCGACATACTAACGATGTAACCAGTCTCTACTGGATTTAACTCCAACGCACTACTGATCAGTAGCGGGGGTGTAATGATACC
This genomic interval carries:
- a CDS encoding ABC transporter ATP-binding protein; its protein translation is MFLEISNLNKQFATKEGTLVVLKDINMSIERKEFICAVGASGSGKSTLLRQIAGLDTPTTGEVKIGGKRITSPGPDRGMVFQHYTLYPWMNVQENTEFGLKLQGVPKKERREQASYYLNVVGLTQFARALPKELSGGMKQRVAIARALASEPDVLLMDEPFGALDIHTKESMHEFMLDLWQRTNITIFMITHDVEEAVFLSNRIYALGARPGTVRKEIVINLPDRSHTVKRHSIFHDYRDELMELLRKHGQEALAAVA
- the hpxO gene encoding FAD-dependent urate hydroxylase HpxO, with protein sequence MYNLKVVVIGAGIGGLTTGIALRQAGFEVEVYDRVRELRPAGAGISLWSNGVKVLNRLGLGEKMAQIGGQMDRMQYLTKTGELLNDIDLQPLVEEVGQRPYPVARTDLQQMLLDAYPGEVKLNHKCIGVEEGAQGVTAIFENGHRATGNLLVAADGIHSILRQYVLREEIQPRYGTYVNWNGLVPASEDLAPKNSWAIYVGDHKRVSMMPVAGDRFYFFFDVPLPKGTPVNPDYQTDLAQHFQGWAQPVQLLIERLDSSTTNRVEIHDVGPLNGMVRGRVALLGDSAHATCPDLGQGGCQAMEDGLVLTQCLLTTNLGVEYALQRYEAERKERTGAVVQKARKRAEMIHGSDPDITQKWYQQLAHEDPTDVTKAISKVILAGPLH
- a CDS encoding uracil-xanthine permease family protein, producing the protein MAKAEVRSEERVNIKPTNGLIYGLNDRPPFIEALLAAAQHVLAVFVGIITPPLLISSALELNPVETGYIVSMSLFISGIATFIQAKKIGPIGSGLLSIQGTSFSFLGPIIAAGTAVIEAGGTTENALSLIFGLCFFGSFIEIILSRFLHLVRKIITPLVTGTIVSIIGLTLIKTAIISIGGGVIAQRNNTFGTPQNLGVAGLVLLTIIILNTSKNPILRMSSVVSGLIVGYVVASFLGMVNFSGLQGLPLIAAPIPFRYGLSFNFAAFIPFILLYLITTIESIGDLTATSAVSGEPIKGSVYIRRIKGGVLGDGVNSLIAALFNTFPNTTFSQNNGVIQITGVGSRYIGYFIAVILALLGLFPVVSGIFRSLPQPVLGGATVIMFGSIVVAGINILSSVKLDRRALIVVGTSLAIGLGVTYVPEILDAMPTLVRSIFSSGISAGGLTAIALNWLLPQELGESSSEEMSSEDLASEA